Proteins encoded together in one Priestia aryabhattai window:
- a CDS encoding YveK family protein produces the protein MEETISLKELFQTLKKRLWLIGLIMIIAAIISAVVSFFILTPIYQSKTQILVNQAKSDQQLYTGTEVQTNIQLINTYNVIIKSPAILDKVKEELNLNRTVDELNDQITVSSAKDSQVVEITVEDESPYIAAQIANKTAEVFQTQVSKIMKIDNVSILSKAEVKANVSPVKPQPLLNIAIAIVVGLIVGIGLAVLLEYLDNTIKTEQDIESILEVPVIGAITNIKEVPKPTNVAVRAPLNTRAPQRGETYGS, from the coding sequence ATGGAGGAAACAATTAGTTTAAAGGAATTGTTTCAGACGTTGAAAAAGCGTCTTTGGCTTATTGGGTTAATCATGATAATTGCTGCTATTATAAGCGCGGTAGTTAGCTTTTTTATTTTAACACCAATTTATCAGTCTAAAACGCAAATTCTTGTTAATCAAGCAAAGTCTGATCAGCAATTATATACGGGAACTGAAGTACAAACAAACATTCAATTAATAAATACGTATAACGTAATTATTAAAAGTCCAGCTATCTTAGATAAAGTGAAGGAAGAGTTAAATTTAAATCGCACAGTGGATGAATTAAATGATCAAATTACTGTTAGTAGTGCTAAAGATTCTCAAGTGGTAGAAATTACTGTAGAGGATGAGTCTCCATACATAGCAGCTCAAATTGCTAACAAAACAGCAGAAGTATTCCAAACTCAAGTTTCGAAAATTATGAAAATTGATAATGTAAGTATATTATCAAAAGCAGAAGTAAAGGCAAATGTTTCCCCAGTTAAGCCCCAACCATTGTTAAACATTGCTATAGCTATTGTAGTAGGTTTAATAGTGGGTATTGGACTAGCAGTGTTACTAGAATATCTAGATAACACCATTAAAACAGAACAAGATATTGAAAGTATTCTTGAAGTTCCAGTGATAGGTGCGATTACAAATATTAAAGAAGTACCAAAGCCAACAAATGTAGCAGTAAGAGCACCGTTAAATACTCGTGCTCCGCAAAGAGGTGAAACATATGGCTCGTAA
- the tagU gene encoding polyisoprenyl-teichoic acid--peptidoglycan teichoic acid transferase TagU, translated as METEYEVQRRRKKRKSKKKKGFKIALAIILLLILGVGIYGYSVYSSVANAFNKTHEPLSRAKSEKRNTGVSFEKQDPISFLLLGVDERKGDRGRSDSLIVLTVNPKDKSMKMVSIPRDTRTEIVGKGTKDKINHAYAFGGVDMSIKTVENFLDIPIDYYVQVNMESFKDIVDAVGGVTVNSPLSFKQDGFSFSKGQISLNGEEALAYSRMRHEDPRGDFGRQERQRQIIQAVIDEGASVKSLTNYGTILDAIGNNVKTNLTFDQMKDIQANYKEARSNLEQIQIGGSGEKLNGIYYYEVPESERTKVSNTLKEHLNLK; from the coding sequence ATGGAAACAGAATACGAAGTACAGCGCAGGAGAAAAAAGCGCAAGTCAAAAAAGAAAAAAGGGTTTAAAATTGCATTAGCTATTATACTTCTTCTTATTTTAGGGGTTGGGATTTACGGATATTCCGTATACAGTTCAGTGGCAAATGCCTTTAATAAAACACATGAACCTCTGAGTCGAGCAAAGTCTGAGAAACGTAATACAGGAGTCAGCTTTGAAAAGCAAGATCCAATCTCTTTCTTACTACTAGGAGTAGATGAACGTAAAGGTGATCGCGGACGTTCAGATTCTTTAATTGTTTTAACTGTAAATCCTAAAGATAAATCTATGAAAATGGTAAGTATTCCACGTGATACGCGTACTGAAATTGTGGGTAAAGGTACAAAAGATAAAATCAACCACGCCTATGCATTTGGCGGAGTTGATATGTCGATTAAAACAGTTGAAAACTTTCTAGATATCCCAATTGACTATTATGTTCAAGTAAATATGGAAAGTTTTAAAGATATTGTAGATGCTGTTGGAGGTGTTACAGTTAACAGCCCTCTTTCATTTAAGCAAGATGGATTCTCTTTTTCAAAAGGTCAAATTTCGTTAAATGGTGAAGAAGCATTAGCTTATTCTCGTATGCGTCATGAAGATCCAAGAGGAGACTTTGGACGTCAAGAACGTCAGCGTCAAATTATTCAAGCAGTTATTGATGAAGGGGCTAGTGTTAAATCATTAACAAATTACGGAACTATTCTTGATGCTATAGGTAATAACGTAAAAACAAATTTAACATTTGACCAGATGAAAGATATTCAAGCCAACTATAAGGAAGCTCGAAGCAACTTAGAACAAATTCAAATTGGTGGTAGTGGTGAAAAATTAAATGGTATTTACTATTATGAAGTACCAGAATCAGAGCGTACAAAAGTATCAAATACGTTAAAGGAACATTTAAACCTAAAATAA
- a CDS encoding CpsD/CapB family tyrosine-protein kinase produces MARKRKDPKNDKLLTLKRRLLAHNSPKDPVAEQYRTIRTNIQFSGADQEIKSIVLTSTGPGEGKSTTASNLATVYAQQGLRVLLIDADLRKPTAHYTFRLENHVGLTNVLTKQSTLGQAVQGTEVPELFLLTSGPIPPNPAELLASNNMTELLKEMKEQFDMVIFDTPPVLAVADAQILANQVDGSILVVSSGKTDKEAALKAKELLLKANAKLLGAVLNNRKMEEGSDYYYYYGV; encoded by the coding sequence ATGGCTCGTAAACGAAAAGATCCTAAGAATGATAAATTACTTACGTTAAAGCGTCGTTTATTAGCTCATAATAGTCCAAAAGATCCTGTAGCTGAGCAGTACCGTACGATTCGTACGAACATCCAGTTCTCGGGGGCTGACCAAGAAATTAAATCTATCGTTTTAACGTCAACAGGCCCTGGGGAAGGAAAGTCAACAACGGCTTCAAACTTGGCAACCGTTTACGCTCAGCAGGGGCTTCGCGTGCTGTTAATTGATGCAGATCTCCGTAAGCCGACTGCTCACTATACGTTTCGTTTAGAGAATCATGTTGGCTTAACGAATGTATTAACGAAACAGTCTACGTTAGGACAAGCTGTTCAAGGAACGGAAGTACCAGAATTATTTCTGCTTACAAGCGGTCCTATTCCGCCTAACCCGGCAGAGCTGCTTGCATCAAATAATATGACTGAACTTTTAAAAGAAATGAAAGAACAGTTTGATATGGTTATATTTGATACACCACCTGTACTTGCCGTAGCGGATGCACAGATTTTAGCGAATCAAGTAGATGGCTCGATTCTTGTAGTCAGCAGCGGAAAAACAGATAAAGAAGCAGCTTTAAAAGCAAAAGAGCTTTTGCTTAAAGCTAATGCCAAATTATTGGGAGCTGTGTTAAATAATCGTAAGATGGAAGAAGGTAGCGATTACTACTATTATTACGGTGTATAA
- a CDS encoding lipopolysaccharide biosynthesis protein, whose translation MSKKVIQDVFLNLIATALPILILQFVCLPIISNIEGVETFGQILSLISLFTLISFPIGNVLNNINLLNNKKYTDNQLIGDFNFNWILGIFLGGVIISIVYFSFFNSFSWTTLIFLNILTILSLSKEYLVVIFRLSLNFKGILVNSFFICIGYLLGILMYFYFHFWELIYIIGMFFSVMYLIYKANLNKDSFKRTKYYFRTTKDTLILLSSSLLRNSINYADKFVILILLGPKSVSVYYTSSIIGKIILMGVNPINSVILSYLIRKEKLNIKGFLKGFLSIIVISIFSYFLIIFISPFFFRSLYPVLSEEALNIIWITAGIAILNVLSAVLQPYNLRFNNVKWQLHLNLIYAITFFLITIFGSIYWGLGGFVLSVLFSSVIFLILQVVLLINKTINHKV comes from the coding sequence ATGAGTAAAAAAGTTATTCAGGATGTTTTTTTAAATTTAATTGCAACTGCGTTACCTATTTTAATTCTACAGTTTGTTTGCCTCCCAATAATATCAAATATAGAAGGCGTAGAAACTTTTGGGCAAATCCTATCTTTAATAAGTCTATTTACTTTAATAAGCTTTCCAATTGGTAATGTGTTAAACAATATAAATTTATTGAATAACAAAAAATATACAGATAATCAGCTTATCGGAGATTTTAATTTTAATTGGATATTAGGGATTTTCTTAGGTGGAGTTATTATTTCTATCGTTTATTTTTCATTTTTTAATAGTTTTTCTTGGACAACTTTAATCTTTTTAAACATACTTACAATTTTATCTCTATCCAAAGAATACCTCGTCGTTATCTTTAGATTATCACTAAATTTTAAAGGTATTTTAGTAAACTCTTTCTTTATATGTATAGGTTATTTATTGGGGATATTAATGTATTTCTATTTTCATTTTTGGGAGTTAATATACATTATAGGAATGTTTTTTTCAGTTATGTATTTGATTTATAAAGCTAATTTAAACAAAGATTCATTCAAAAGAACAAAGTATTATTTTAGAACTACTAAAGATACACTGATATTATTGAGTTCATCACTCTTGCGAAATTCTATTAACTATGCTGATAAATTTGTAATATTAATCTTACTAGGACCTAAAAGTGTTAGTGTATATTACACTTCAAGTATCATAGGTAAAATAATATTGATGGGAGTCAATCCTATTAATTCGGTTATCCTTAGTTATTTAATTAGAAAAGAAAAATTGAATATAAAAGGATTTTTAAAAGGATTTTTAAGCATCATCGTTATTAGTATATTCTCTTATTTTCTGATAATTTTTATTAGTCCCTTCTTTTTTAGGTCATTGTATCCTGTTCTTTCAGAAGAAGCACTAAACATAATTTGGATAACTGCTGGAATAGCTATTTTAAACGTCTTATCTGCGGTTTTGCAACCTTATAATTTAAGATTTAATAATGTAAAGTGGCAGTTACATTTAAATTTAATTTACGCTATAACCTTCTTTTTAATTACAATATTTGGATCTATTTATTGGGGGTTAGGAGGGTTTGTCTTGAGCGTATTGTTTTCTAGTGTTATCTTTTTAATATTGCAAGTTGTACTTCTCATCAACAAGACAATTAATCATAAAGTGTAA